Proteins found in one Amblyraja radiata isolate CabotCenter1 chromosome 15, sAmbRad1.1.pri, whole genome shotgun sequence genomic segment:
- the LOC116980974 gene encoding interferon-induced protein with tetratricopeptide repeats 1-like, with amino-acid sequence MNTVSSRMEDLLKEKLDQLQCHFTWSPQKETIDLDDMVYRLQDAIIFADKYQAASYNQLAFVNCLQGNSEEAIQNLQEAEKILRENHKDAFERNSIITYGNYAWVHYHMGQLAKAQSYLDKLEMICKPLTDGPRYTAMIPEVYGEKGWSLLSSAAVYYEEAMECFEKALEEDPNNTEWIMGKATVLFRLESFSGTPESHEWIQSVKYLRRVLELDPDDSMAMVMLANKLQGFSRREANELVEQALQKSSNDPYVLRYSAKFYRVEGAVDTAIILFKQALELTPHSCFMHHQIGMCYKIKLDKLGDRNPHSPATQQQTELISQCKYHFGKASECRPRTAIRPMLDLAQVYIINGEYSKAEEIYNNLVKLEDIRPENVQQICLQAGSYELYEKGSESSAISLFLKGVKIEYNSKERKKCKEKLEKWADKKLRYAPHDSRALSVRGLMYKMDGNKSKAIEYFEKALKIDHENEEYLSALSELRLSD; translated from the coding sequence CAGCAGAATGGAAGATTTGTTGAAAGAGAAGCTCGATCAGCTTCAGTGTCACTTCACGTGGAGCCCACAGAAGGAGACCATTGACCTGGATGATATGGTGTACAGATTACAAGATGCCATAATCTTTGCAGATAAATATCAAGCCGCATCCTACAACCAACTCGCTTTTGTAAACTGCCTGCAAGGCAACAGTGAGGAAGCTATTCAAAACTTACAGGAGGCTGAAAAGATTCTGAGGGAGAACCACAAAGATGCATTTGAAAGAAACAGCATCATCACCTATGGAAACTATGCCTGGGTGCATTACCACATGGGACAACTGGCCAAGGCCCAGTCCTACCTCGACAAGCTGGAGATGATCTGTAAACCGCTCACTGATGGTCCTCGCTATACAGCAATGATACCTGAagtgtatggggagaagggatggtCATTGTTGAGTTCTGCAGCTGTATATTATGAGGAGGCTATGGAATGTTTTGAGAAAGCTCTGGAGGAAGATCCCAATAACACGGAGTGGATCATGGGCAAAGCAACTGTTCTGTTTCGTCTGGAATCATTTTCTGGAACCCCAGAGAGTCATGAATGGATTCAGTCAGTGAAGTATCTGCGGCGTGTACTGGAGCTAGATCCAGATGATTCAATGGCCATGGTGATGCTGGCCAACAAATTGCAAGGATTCAGTAGAAGGGAAGCAAATGAATTAGTTGAGCAAGCATTGCAGAAGTCCAGTAATGATCCATACGTGCTTCGTTATTCGGCAAAATTTTACAGAGTGGAAGGAGCAGTAGACACAGCAATCATTCTATTCAAGCAAGCGTTAGAATTAACTCCACACTCGTGTTTCATGCACCACCAAATTGGAATGTGTTATAAAATTAAACTGGACAAGCTTGGTGATAGAAATCCTCACAGCCCTGCAACTCAGCAGCAAACTGAGTTGATCAGTCAATGTAAATATCACTTTGGAAAAGCCTCTGAGTGCCGTCCAAGGACAGCTATTAGACCAATGCTGGACTTAGCCCAGGTTTACATAATAAATGGAGAGTATTCTAAGGCagaggagatctacaataatctgGTGAAATTGGAGGACATCCGTCCAGAAAATGTACAGCAGATATGTTTACAGGCTGGGTCCTATGAACTGTATGAGAAAGGATCAGAATCAAGTGCCATCAGCCTATTTCTGAAAGGGGTGAAGATTGAATATAATTCAAAAGAACGGAAAAAGTGTAAGGAAAAATTGGAGAAGTGGGCAGATAAAAAACTTCGCTATGCTCCACATGACAGCAGAGCTCTTAGTGTGAGAGGGTTAATGTATAAGATGGATGGGAACAAGTCCAAGGCTATTGAATACTTTGAAAAGGCCTTGAAGATTGATCATGAGAATGAAGAATATCTGAGTGCTCTTTCAGAATTACGTCTTAGTGATTGA